The Brasilonema sennae CENA114 genome includes a region encoding these proteins:
- the ctpC gene encoding carboxyl-terminal processing protease CtpC, whose amino-acid sequence MVITRSGLVLGATAVTLTTIAVTGLGIHSQGQALFKESPKELIDEVWQVINRQYVDGTFNKLDWPAVRREYLNKSYSDKQQAYKSIREMLKKLGDPYTRFMDPEEFKNLQVDTSGELTGIGIQIGLDEKTKKLTVIAPIEDTPAAKAGILAKDVITKINGKSTEGMDTNQAVSLIRGTAGTAVNLTILRNAQEKQFNITRAKIEIHPVEYSQKQTPAGNLGYIRLKQFSANAGKEMQQAITNLENKQVAGYVLDLRNNPGGLLFSSVEIARMWISNGTIVSTKGRLTNGRFAEEQREVANARALTNKPLVVLVDKGSASASEILSGALQDNKRAVIVGSQTFGKGLVQSVRPLDDGSGMAVTIAKYYTPNNRDINKHGIDPDVKVELTTAQREQLWLKQRDKIATLQDPQFAKAVEVIGKEIAQKGNSRAEKN is encoded by the coding sequence ATGGTGATTACAAGAAGTGGACTTGTTTTGGGTGCTACAGCGGTGACACTGACAACAATAGCAGTCACTGGCCTGGGTATTCACTCACAAGGACAGGCTTTATTTAAAGAAAGTCCTAAGGAATTAATAGATGAAGTTTGGCAAGTTATTAACCGCCAATATGTAGATGGTACTTTTAATAAATTAGATTGGCCGGCTGTTCGTCGTGAGTACCTGAACAAGTCTTACAGCGACAAGCAGCAGGCTTACAAGTCCATCCGCGAAATGCTCAAAAAGCTGGGTGATCCTTACACTCGGTTTATGGATCCAGAGGAGTTCAAAAATCTGCAAGTGGATACCTCTGGAGAACTGACAGGTATTGGTATCCAAATTGGTTTAGATGAGAAAACGAAAAAGCTGACTGTAATTGCGCCGATTGAGGATACACCTGCTGCAAAAGCTGGTATTTTGGCAAAAGATGTCATCACCAAAATCAACGGAAAAAGTACCGAAGGTATGGATACCAATCAAGCAGTATCCTTAATCCGAGGTACAGCAGGAACAGCGGTCAATTTGACAATTTTGCGCAATGCTCAGGAAAAACAATTCAACATTACAAGAGCTAAGATTGAAATTCATCCAGTCGAGTACTCTCAAAAACAAACTCCAGCAGGCAATCTTGGTTATATTCGCTTGAAGCAGTTTAGCGCCAACGCTGGTAAAGAAATGCAACAAGCAATCACAAATTTAGAGAATAAGCAAGTCGCTGGTTATGTCCTGGATTTACGTAATAATCCTGGTGGCTTACTTTTCTCTAGCGTCGAAATTGCCCGAATGTGGATCAGTAACGGCACAATAGTCTCCACTAAGGGCCGCTTGACTAACGGGCGCTTCGCAGAAGAACAACGAGAAGTGGCAAATGCACGTGCTTTGACAAACAAACCGCTCGTGGTATTAGTGGATAAAGGTTCAGCAAGTGCTAGTGAAATCCTCTCTGGAGCTTTGCAGGATAACAAGCGTGCTGTTATAGTCGGTAGTCAGACCTTTGGCAAAGGCTTAGTCCAATCAGTGCGTCCTCTCGACGATGGTTCCGGAATGGCGGTGACAATTGCGAAATACTACACTCCTAATAATCGCGATATCAATAAGCATGGAATCGACCCAGATGTCAAAGTGGAGTTGACGACTGCTCAGCGAGAGCAGCTATGGCTCAAACAGCGCGACAAAATTGCCACCCTACAAGATC
- the ispG gene encoding (E)-4-hydroxy-3-methylbut-2-enyl-diphosphate synthase: protein MQTLPTLTTSNTANLQPTFDTTIKRRKTRPVKVGDVIIGGGYPVVVQSMINEDTLDINGSVAAIRRLHEIGCEIVRVTVPSMAHAKALAEIKQKLIKTYQDVPIVADVHHNGMKIALEVAKHIEKVRINPGLYVFEKPNPNRTEYTKAEFNDIGEKIRETLAPLVISLRDQGKAMRIGVNHGSLGERMLFTYGDTPEGMVESAIEFIRICESLDFHNLVISMKASRVPVMLAAYRLMALRMDELGMDYPLHLGVTEAGDGEYGRIKSTAGIATLLADGIGDTIRVSLTESPEKEIPVCYSILQALGLRKTMVEYVACPSCGRTLFNLEEVLHKVREATKHLTGLDVAVMGCIVNGPGEMADADYGYVGKTPGYISLYRGREEIKKVPEDKGVEELINLIKIDGRWIDP, encoded by the coding sequence ATGCAAACCCTGCCTACGCTAACAACTTCCAACACTGCAAATCTTCAACCCACCTTTGACACCACGATCAAACGGCGCAAAACCCGTCCAGTCAAAGTAGGCGATGTCATCATTGGGGGTGGCTACCCTGTGGTAGTGCAGTCAATGATTAACGAAGATACCCTAGACATAAATGGTTCAGTCGCAGCAATTCGCCGTCTTCATGAAATTGGCTGCGAAATTGTTCGCGTTACTGTACCCAGTATGGCTCATGCCAAAGCGTTGGCAGAGATTAAACAAAAATTAATCAAAACCTACCAGGATGTGCCAATTGTGGCGGATGTGCATCATAATGGTATGAAAATCGCCTTGGAAGTCGCCAAACACATAGAAAAAGTGCGGATTAATCCAGGGTTGTATGTATTTGAAAAGCCAAACCCCAACAGAACCGAATACACTAAGGCTGAGTTTAACGATATTGGCGAAAAAATTCGTGAAACTTTGGCTCCATTGGTGATTTCCTTACGTGATCAAGGCAAAGCTATGCGAATTGGGGTAAATCACGGTTCTCTTGGTGAAAGAATGCTGTTCACCTACGGCGATACCCCAGAAGGCATGGTGGAATCAGCAATAGAGTTTATTCGCATTTGTGAATCTTTAGATTTCCACAACTTGGTGATTTCTATGAAAGCTTCACGAGTGCCAGTTATGTTAGCTGCCTATCGTCTCATGGCACTGCGGATGGATGAACTGGGTATGGATTATCCTCTGCACTTGGGTGTCACCGAAGCAGGTGATGGCGAGTATGGACGGATTAAATCAACCGCTGGTATTGCCACTCTCTTAGCTGATGGTATTGGCGATACAATTCGCGTGTCACTAACGGAATCACCAGAGAAAGAAATCCCTGTCTGCTACAGTATTTTGCAAGCTTTGGGATTGCGCAAAACAATGGTGGAGTACGTTGCTTGTCCTTCTTGTGGACGGACATTGTTTAACCTAGAAGAAGTTCTGCACAAAGTCCGCGAAGCGACTAAACATCTCACCGGACTCGATGTGGCAGTCATGGGGTGTATTGTTAATGGACCTGGGGAAATGGCTGATGCTGATTACGGTTATGTTGGCAAAACGCCTGGATACATTTCTCTTTACCGTGGAAGAGAAGAAATTAAAAAAGTTCCAGAAGATAAAGGAGTGGAAGAATTGATCAACTTAATTAAGATAGATGGACGTTGGATAGATCCATAA
- a CDS encoding phosphotransferase enzyme family protein, with the protein MTTEIAAPEGTRYVAVFSYAAGHAVNEKLDEIQSYRLGEALAKIHQTLDKFKSSFTRPALKSEYLLDWSLEAIAPLYQHRESDMNYLQKQVDKIKKQLEEFKLPLLAPAYGICVGDVHSGNAHFTEHNEPTLFDFDQCGYGWRAFDIAKFLHVAIRMKIDVSVRNSFLEGYQSIRKLSENELSSIPMFIKAAHIWVMGINTNAVGDVLPYGWFTEEWMDERLAMLKSL; encoded by the coding sequence TTGACAACAGAAATTGCTGCACCAGAAGGAACACGTTACGTGGCTGTGTTTTCCTATGCAGCAGGACATGCAGTCAATGAAAAGCTAGATGAGATACAAAGCTATCGGCTGGGAGAAGCACTGGCAAAAATTCACCAGACACTAGACAAGTTCAAAAGTAGTTTTACTCGCCCTGCTTTGAAAAGTGAATACTTGCTAGATTGGTCATTGGAAGCAATTGCACCTCTGTACCAACACAGAGAAAGCGATATGAACTATCTGCAAAAACAGGTAGACAAAATAAAAAAGCAGTTAGAAGAATTTAAACTACCTTTGTTAGCACCAGCTTATGGAATTTGTGTTGGCGATGTTCATTCAGGAAATGCCCATTTCACGGAACATAATGAGCCAACTTTATTTGACTTTGACCAGTGTGGTTACGGGTGGCGTGCTTTTGATATTGCAAAATTTTTGCACGTAGCAATTAGGATGAAAATAGATGTTTCAGTTAGAAATAGTTTTCTCGAAGGTTATCAGTCAATTCGTAAACTGAGTGAGAATGAACTATCATCAATTCCTATGTTCATTAAAGCTGCCCATATCTGGGTTATGGGAATTAACACAAATGCAGTTGGCGATGTTTTGCCGTATGGCTGGTTCACTGAGGAGTGGATGGATGAGCGTTTAGCAATGTTAAAAAGTTTGTAA